Within the Chthoniobacterales bacterium genome, the region GTCGCAGAGGGCGTCGTGCCAGCGAAAGCCGGAGCGGAGCGCCAGGCATTCCTCTTCGCAACCGCACGCGGCGGCCAGCGCGGAAAGGGAATGGGAGTCGACCTCCGGCAGCGCGGCCTGAAAGAGCGTGAGGGTATCGACCCAGGGACCGAAGCCATGCCCGGGAAAGGCCCGGAGAAAGCGCTTCTCGGTGCCCGCGCCGTGCGAAACGACCCAGCGACCGGCGAGGCGGGTCCGCAATTCCGGCCAGAGCGCGACGAGGGGCGGGGCGCCGACGAGGTCATCGTCGGTGATCCCATGAACCTTGCGGGCGCTCCACGCGACCGGCCGATCGGCGTGGAGATAACTCCCGAAT harbors:
- a CDS encoding 3'-5' exonuclease, translating into GRLPRLGSHRRPAARIATPDPVRVRDIAFAAIDFESAGVARGQTDVPIQVGIAAMRDGVITEPFGSYLHADRPVAWSARKVHGITDDDLVGAPPLVALWPELRTRLAGRWVVSHGAGTEKRFLRAFPGHGFGPWVDTLTLFQAALPEVDSHSLSALAAACGCEEECLALRSGFRWHDALCDALASLVLLRWLIARCALADEPADVLLNPDRARYYAARASRPR